In Planktothrix tepida PCC 9214, the genomic window ATAAGGATTCATTTGTTTTGCATCTCCAATTAACGCTAACGTTGCAGCAGGGCCGATGGGGGTGCGATTGTCTAGGCGTTTTTGCAGGGGAAAATGTTGGGTTCCTTCCCAAGTAATATAGCCAATTCCGCCTCCTAAAAAAATCCGAGTCCCAATTCCAATTACTTGTAAATCAGGATCATTAATTAAGGGAGAAATTGCACCCGGATTAGAATAAACTGCATTTCCTAAATAGGGTTGGAGGGGGCCTAAATAAGTATAAAGGGGGCGATCGCCACCATTAACTCCGACAATAAAATTTTGATAGAGATTGCGAGGATTGAATAAATAAAATTGGTTAATGGTATCACGGGTAATTGTAGTTTCAAAAGAACTCCGGGGATAACAATCAGAAACCACTCCTGATGCTCTGAGATGCACCGATTTTCCCGCAATTAAATCTTCAATCACATGACCCCCCCCTTGTTCATTGCCCTCTTCCCCATCTTCCATCATTTGACTCGCGCCCAGATATAAATCAACGGAACCAAATCCACTATAGGCAAGAACCCCATTTAACCAACAGGTTTTAATATTAATCGGGGGATCGGTATGACCTAAATTAATCACCGCCCCAGAGGCTTCCATCGGTTCAAAAGTTCCTGTGGTAATGACATCAACTTCTTGAGCAATTTGGGGAATAGTATCGGGGGTGACTTTGGCTTTCAATTCCTCCACAGTCCAAACAACAGCACGATTCTGAAGAATTTTATCGTTAATTTCAGCAATAGTTTTCATTAAATTTTGACACCCCTTTAATTCTATTGTTTATGTTTCGTCGTTTTCAATTGTCGGAAATTATTGTTTCCAGTGATCCAGAATATCTCGAATTAGGATTTCTTGCACTAAAACTTGTCCCACAACCGTTAACGGTAAGGCTAAAAGTAAACCCAGAAAGCCAAAAAAGGTAAGAAAAAAGCCTTGGGAGAGTAACGTAATTGCAGGTAAGAGGGAAACTTGTTGCGCCATAAGATAGGGCATTAAAAAATTGCTTTCCGCTTGTTGAATCAGAAAATATAAAATAAAAACAAACCCGGCTTTCCAAGGATCTTCTAATAAAGCAATCGCCATCGGAGGAATCACACTCAAAGTCGGCCCAATATTGGGAATTAAGTTGAGCAATCCTGCTAATATGGCATTGGCAAAGGCTAACGGAACTTGTAAGACTAAAAGCCCTGCTAAACTACAAACCGCCACAACACTCATATCAATTAAAGCTCCAACAACCCATAGTCCTAACGCTATTTCACATTGATCTAAAATCCCATTCAGGCGTTGACGGTAAAAGGAAGGGATGAGTTGAATAAATGCTCTGCGATAAGCTACAGGATCAGCTAATAGCATGATTGTTAAAACTAGAATTAATAAAAAGCCGAGAAGTCCTCCTAATGTATTTCCCACGAAAGCCCCAACGCCTCCTATTAAAGGATTTCCGATGCGTTGTAACTGTTGAATCAGGGCATTAATTTGTAAATCGACTTGAAATAAATTTTGCCAAAATTCCCCTGGAAGTTGGGTTTCTAGGTAATTAATCCAAAGATTTAGCCGTTGTAATCCTCGTTCTAACCCTCTAGGAACCCGTGTAGCGAGTTCTTGTAATTGGTCAAATAAAGGCGGAACAACTAACAAGAATATCG contains:
- a CDS encoding homocysteine biosynthesis protein; the protein is MKTIAEINDKILQNRAVVWTVEELKAKVTPDTIPQIAQEVDVITTGTFEPMEASGAVINLGHTDPPINIKTCWLNGVLAYSGFGSVDLYLGASQMMEDGEEGNEQGGGHVIEDLIAGKSVHLRASGVVSDCYPRSSFETTITRDTINQFYLFNPRNLYQNFIVGVNGGDRPLYTYLGPLQPYLGNAVYSNPGAISPLINDPDLQVIGIGTRIFLGGGIGYITWEGTQHFPLQKRLDNRTPIGPAATLALIGDAKQMNPYWVRGCYFKNYGPSLMLGVGIPLPVLNEDVIARCAVSDQDIVAPVVDFAIPRRVRPTFGLVSYSQLKKGKISIEGKMVRTAPVASISRSREIAQELKKWIESGTFTLTEPVASIPLDRSFLPQNIWGSQISLD
- a CDS encoding AI-2E family transporter, yielding MTLGQWFGFSAILCAIYILWQVRQALLLVFAAIVLATALNKLARWIQRFGIKRSWAVFFSISLLILGFITIFLLVVPPLFDQLQELATRVPRGLERGLQRLNLWINYLETQLPGEFWQNLFQVDLQINALIQQLQRIGNPLIGGVGAFVGNTLGGLLGFLLILVLTIMLLADPVAYRRAFIQLIPSFYRQRLNGILDQCEIALGLWVVGALIDMSVVAVCSLAGLLVLQVPLAFANAILAGLLNLIPNIGPTLSVIPPMAIALLEDPWKAGFVFILYFLIQQAESNFLMPYLMAQQVSLLPAITLLSQGFFLTFFGFLGLLLALPLTVVGQVLVQEILIRDILDHWKQ